Proteins from one Acidimicrobiia bacterium genomic window:
- a CDS encoding L-threonylcarbamoyladenylate synthase produces the protein MTDAIDDAAAVLRAGGLVAFPTETVYGLGADAANPHAVARIYAVKGRPSDHPIIVHLASADALDDYADDVTDATRALARACWPGPLTLVVRRRARTIADAVTGGRDTVALRVPAHPVAQALLEAFGGGVAAPSANRFGRVSPTTAAHVRADLDGDVDVVLDGGAATVGVESTIVDGSGPHPAILRLGGVTQTTVEAVVGGPVPLLTRGEVAAPGTLERHYSPAARVVLVVDAATAAERVREEGAANRRVGLLSLADVTIATPNDVVVLTSPADVDDYARVLYARLREADEHGLDTLVVVPPPADGIGAAVADRLARAAATAGLA, from the coding sequence GTGACCGACGCGATCGACGACGCCGCGGCCGTATTGCGCGCCGGCGGGCTCGTCGCGTTCCCGACCGAGACCGTGTACGGGCTCGGTGCCGACGCCGCGAACCCGCACGCGGTCGCGCGCATCTACGCGGTGAAGGGGCGGCCGAGCGACCACCCGATCATCGTGCATCTCGCGTCGGCGGACGCGCTCGACGACTACGCAGACGACGTCACCGACGCGACCCGCGCGCTCGCGCGCGCGTGCTGGCCGGGCCCACTCACGCTCGTCGTGCGCAGGCGCGCGCGCACGATCGCCGACGCAGTGACCGGCGGTCGCGACACCGTCGCGCTGCGCGTGCCCGCGCATCCGGTCGCGCAGGCGTTGCTCGAAGCGTTCGGCGGGGGAGTGGCGGCGCCCTCGGCGAACCGCTTCGGTCGCGTGAGCCCGACGACGGCCGCGCACGTGCGGGCCGATCTCGACGGTGACGTCGACGTCGTGCTCGACGGCGGCGCCGCGACCGTCGGCGTCGAGTCCACCATCGTCGACGGCAGCGGCCCGCACCCCGCGATCCTGCGCCTCGGCGGAGTGACGCAGACGACCGTCGAAGCCGTCGTCGGCGGGCCCGTCCCGTTGCTGACCCGCGGCGAGGTCGCGGCGCCGGGCACCCTCGAACGTCACTACTCGCCGGCCGCGCGCGTCGTCCTCGTCGTCGACGCGGCGACCGCGGCCGAACGCGTGAGAGAAGAAGGCGCCGCCAACCGTCGCGTCGGGCTGCTCTCGCTCGCGGATGTGACAATCGCCACACCGAACGACGTGGTCGTACTGACGAGCCCTGCGGATGTCGATGACTACGCGCGTGTGCTCTACGCGCGGTTGCGCGAAGCCGACGAACACGGCCTCGACACGCTCGTCGTCGTGCCGCCGCCCGCGGACGGGATCGGCGCTGCCGTCGCCGATCGCCTGGCGCGTGCGGCCGCAACGGCCGGGTTAGCGTGA
- a CDS encoding molybdopterin cofactor-binding domain-containing protein gives LLERILDIAADELGIDAAEIRRRNFLQPSEFPLTTVTGANYDNGEYERALDAVLAASGYTALREEQRARRERGDVKQLGIGVASYVEITAPGLFSEYGAIEVNEDGTVTAKVGTSSHGQGHETAFAMIVSEVLGVPMEKVRLVQSDTAVIPRGQGTMGSRSLQTAGTAVFQASGIVLDKARLLAAHLLEASTDDIVVGDDGLEVTGVPASRVSWADLASAALDPARRPEGMEAGLAHELDFNQGESTFPFGSHVAVVEVDTETGRVELVRHVAVDDCGRILNPLLVAGQQHGGIAQGAAQALFEHVQYDADGNPITANLMDYAMPSAAELPSFEVSNTETPTSLNPLGAKGIGESGTIGSTPAVQNAVVDALSPFGVRHLDMPCTAERVWQALRDAKASASA, from the coding sequence GTTGCTCGAGCGCATCCTCGACATCGCGGCGGACGAGCTCGGCATCGACGCCGCGGAGATCCGTCGTCGCAACTTCCTGCAGCCGTCGGAGTTCCCGCTCACGACGGTGACCGGCGCGAACTACGACAACGGCGAGTACGAGCGCGCCCTCGACGCGGTGCTCGCGGCGTCCGGCTACACCGCGTTGCGCGAGGAACAGCGTGCGCGGCGCGAGCGCGGCGACGTGAAGCAGCTCGGCATCGGTGTGGCGTCGTACGTCGAGATCACCGCTCCGGGTCTGTTCTCCGAGTACGGCGCGATCGAGGTGAACGAGGACGGCACGGTCACCGCGAAGGTCGGCACGAGCTCGCACGGGCAGGGCCACGAGACCGCGTTCGCGATGATCGTGAGCGAAGTGCTCGGCGTGCCGATGGAGAAGGTGCGCCTCGTGCAGTCCGACACTGCGGTCATCCCGCGTGGTCAGGGCACGATGGGATCGCGCTCGCTACAAACCGCGGGGACGGCCGTGTTCCAGGCCAGCGGGATCGTGCTCGACAAGGCGCGCCTGCTCGCCGCGCATCTGCTCGAGGCGAGCACCGACGACATCGTCGTCGGCGACGACGGCTTGGAAGTGACGGGCGTTCCCGCGAGCCGGGTGTCGTGGGCGGATCTCGCGTCGGCAGCGCTGGACCCGGCGCGGCGGCCGGAAGGGATGGAAGCGGGCCTCGCGCACGAGCTCGACTTCAACCAGGGTGAGTCGACGTTCCCGTTCGGCTCGCACGTCGCCGTCGTCGAGGTCGACACCGAGACGGGGCGCGTGGAGCTCGTACGCCACGTCGCCGTCGACGATTGCGGCCGCATCCTGAATCCGTTGCTCGTCGCCGGGCAGCAGCACGGCGGCATCGCGCAGGGCGCGGCGCAGGCGTTGTTCGAGCACGTGCAGTACGACGCCGACGGCAACCCGATCACCGCGAACCTCATGGACTACGCGATGCCGAGTGCCGCGGAGCTGCCGTCGTTCGAGGTCAGCAACACCGAGACGCCGACTTCGTTGAATCCGCTCGGCGCGAAGGGCATCGGTGAGTCGGGCACGATCGGTTCGACGCCGGCGGTGCAGAACGCGGTGGTGGACGCGCTGTCGCCGTTCGGTGTGCGCCACCTCGACATGCCGTGCACCGCGGAACGGGTGTGGCAGGCGCTGCGCGACGCGAAGGCTTCCGCCTCGGCATGA
- a CDS encoding MBL fold metallo-hydrolase, whose product MIELTVLGCCGSYGAPAGGACSGYLVRAGGKTIWMDCGNGTFAALQRHADVADIDAVVITHAHPDHCVDLYGLHVLNRYGLERLGLPVYAPEGVQKNLTALVGDWGGAFDWCEVGEGDAATVGPVDLRFSRTDHPPPTVAVELTHDDKRLVYTSDTGPNWSVDAFAPRADLVLSEATYQHDDIRVAIHLSALQAGEAARAAAARRLVITHLWPTLDPARSVAEAAEGFGADVTLAAPNLTLKI is encoded by the coding sequence ATGATCGAGCTCACGGTCCTCGGTTGCTGTGGTTCGTACGGCGCGCCCGCGGGCGGCGCGTGCAGCGGCTATCTCGTGCGCGCGGGCGGGAAGACGATCTGGATGGACTGCGGCAACGGCACGTTCGCGGCGCTGCAACGCCACGCCGACGTCGCCGACATCGACGCGGTCGTGATCACGCACGCGCACCCCGACCACTGCGTCGACCTCTACGGCCTGCACGTGCTCAACCGCTACGGCCTCGAGCGGCTCGGACTCCCGGTCTACGCGCCGGAAGGCGTGCAGAAGAACCTCACCGCGCTCGTAGGGGACTGGGGTGGCGCGTTCGACTGGTGCGAGGTCGGCGAGGGCGACGCGGCGACGGTCGGACCCGTCGACCTGCGGTTCTCGCGCACCGACCATCCGCCGCCGACGGTCGCGGTCGAGCTCACGCACGACGACAAACGGCTCGTCTACACGTCCGACACGGGACCGAACTGGAGTGTCGACGCCTTCGCGCCGCGCGCCGACCTCGTGCTGTCGGAGGCGACCTACCAGCACGACGACATCCGCGTCGCGATCCACCTGTCGGCCCTCCAGGCCGGGGAAGCCGCGCGTGCGGCGGCCGCGCGCCGGCTGGTGATCACGCACCTCTGGCCCACGCTCGATCCCGCGCGCTCGGTTGCGGAGGCGGCGGAAGGCTTCGGCGCCGACGTCACCCTCGCGGCGCCGAACCTCACCCTCAAGATCTGA
- a CDS encoding M67 family metallopeptidase: MSSFAGPLLRLTSHQHAVIVGHCYDGYPDEACGLLTGRLVGSESDGRVTDAVPCVNAARSARTYTVDGRDFLRVSREAEARGDDIVGVWHSHTHTTAYPSPTDVQLAADPMWLYLIVSLRDGFPMLRAYRIRDETIAEIPITIES, encoded by the coding sequence ATGAGCTCGTTCGCCGGGCCGCTGTTGCGGCTGACGTCGCACCAACACGCGGTGATCGTCGGGCACTGCTACGACGGATACCCGGACGAGGCCTGCGGGCTGTTGACCGGACGGCTCGTCGGTTCGGAGTCGGACGGGCGCGTCACCGACGCGGTGCCGTGTGTCAACGCGGCACGGTCGGCGCGCACGTACACGGTCGACGGGCGCGACTTCCTCCGGGTGAGTCGCGAGGCCGAGGCGCGCGGCGACGACATCGTCGGCGTGTGGCACTCGCACACGCACACGACCGCGTACCCGTCGCCGACGGATGTTCAGCTCGCCGCCGACCCGATGTGGTTGTACCTGATCGTGTCGCTGCGCGACGGCTTCCCCATGCTGCGCGCCTACCGCATCCGCGACGAGACCATCGCCGAGATCCCCATCACCATCGAGTCCTGA
- the murI gene encoding glutamate racemase, with protein MPGNSAPIGIFDSGLGGLTVARALIDLLPDEDFVYFGDTGRFPYGPKPAEEVLKYSLQIADLLVERSVKMLVVACNSASAAALDALRERLDVPIVGVIEPGVRAARDATRSGRVGVIGTVGTIASGAYQRAASTFAPDMQLTCAACPGFVEFVEAGDVDSDQVHVLAERLLAPVLAADVDTLVLGCTHYPLLSRTLGDVMGAEVVLVSSADETAFEVRARLDAPAPPNRADSSHAFVTSGDVGQFLALGARFLGPEVDTVEAWTW; from the coding sequence ATGCCCGGGAACTCCGCGCCGATCGGGATCTTCGACAGTGGCCTCGGCGGGCTCACCGTCGCGCGCGCGCTCATCGACCTGTTGCCCGACGAGGACTTCGTCTACTTCGGCGACACCGGCCGTTTCCCGTACGGGCCGAAGCCCGCGGAAGAGGTGTTGAAGTACTCGCTGCAGATCGCGGACCTGCTCGTCGAGCGGTCGGTGAAGATGCTCGTTGTCGCGTGCAACAGCGCGTCGGCCGCCGCGCTCGACGCGCTGCGCGAGCGCCTCGACGTCCCGATCGTCGGCGTGATCGAACCCGGCGTGCGCGCGGCGCGCGACGCGACGCGCAGCGGTCGTGTCGGGGTGATCGGCACGGTCGGCACGATCGCGTCGGGCGCGTACCAACGCGCGGCGAGCACGTTCGCGCCCGACATGCAGCTCACGTGCGCGGCCTGCCCGGGATTCGTCGAGTTCGTCGAGGCCGGCGACGTCGACTCCGACCAGGTGCACGTGCTCGCCGAGCGTCTGCTCGCGCCCGTGCTCGCCGCCGACGTCGACACCCTCGTGCTCGGTTGCACGCACTATCCGCTGCTGTCGCGCACGCTCGGCGACGTGATGGGTGCCGAGGTCGTGTTGGTGTCGAGTGCCGACGAGACCGCGTTCGAAGTGCGCGCGCGACTCGACGCGCCCGCGCCGCCGAACCGCGCCGATTCGAGCCACGCGTTCGTCACGAGCGGCGACGTCGGTCAGTTCCTCGCCCTCGGTGCGCGTTTCCTCGGCCCCGAGGTCGACACGGTCGAAGCGTGGACCTGGTGA
- a CDS encoding cysteine synthase family protein, translating into MARYDSILDLIGETPLVALHQLSPNPDVRIWAKLEGQNPGGSSKDRIAKKMVELAERDGALEPGATILEPSSGNTGIGLALVARLRGYKLRIVMPENVSPERRQLLEIFGAEVTPSPGEEGSNGAIRMAEKIAAEHPEYVLLFQYGNPANPLAHYEGTGPEIWRDCPEVDVFVAGLGTSGTLMGVGRYLKERKPAVKIVAVEPPAGELVQGLRNLDDGFVPPIFERDVLDRKFIVRPRESIELTRRLLDECGVFSGISSGAAVAGALKMAAEIDSGTIVTLLPDGGWKYLSSGAWTDDIDVVEARAQQINYW; encoded by the coding sequence ATGGCCCGCTACGACTCCATCCTCGACCTGATCGGCGAGACCCCGCTCGTCGCGTTGCACCAGCTCTCGCCGAACCCCGACGTCCGCATCTGGGCGAAGCTCGAGGGTCAGAACCCCGGCGGTTCGTCGAAGGATCGCATCGCCAAGAAGATGGTCGAGCTCGCCGAGCGCGACGGCGCGCTCGAACCGGGCGCGACCATCCTCGAGCCGTCGTCGGGCAACACCGGCATCGGCCTCGCGCTCGTCGCCCGCCTGCGCGGCTACAAGCTCCGCATCGTGATGCCGGAGAACGTGTCGCCCGAACGCCGGCAGCTGCTCGAGATCTTCGGCGCCGAGGTCACACCGTCGCCCGGCGAAGAGGGCAGCAACGGCGCGATCCGCATGGCCGAGAAGATCGCGGCCGAGCATCCCGAGTACGTGCTCCTCTTTCAGTACGGCAACCCCGCCAATCCGCTCGCGCACTACGAGGGCACCGGCCCGGAGATCTGGCGCGACTGCCCCGAGGTCGACGTGTTCGTCGCGGGCCTCGGCACGAGCGGCACGCTCATGGGCGTCGGCCGTTACCTGAAGGAGCGCAAGCCCGCGGTGAAGATCGTCGCGGTCGAGCCGCCCGCGGGCGAGCTCGTGCAAGGACTGCGCAATCTCGACGACGGGTTCGTCCCGCCGATCTTCGAGCGCGACGTGCTCGACCGGAAGTTCATCGTGCGTCCGCGCGAGTCGATCGAGCTGACCCGCCGATTGCTCGACGAATGCGGCGTGTTCTCCGGCATCTCGTCGGGCGCCGCGGTCGCGGGCGCGCTGAAGATGGCCGCGGAGATCGACTCGGGCACGATCGTCACCCTGCTGCCCGACGGCGGATGGAAGTACCTCTCGTCCGGCGCGTGGACCGACGACATCGACGTGGTCGAAGCGCGCGCGCAACAGATCAACTACTGGTGA
- a CDS encoding ubiquitin-like small modifier protein 1 — translation MSVEVKLPTVLRTHADGKASVPSDGATVGAVFHDLVTRYPSIRGNLLDDAGGLHKFVNVYKNDDDIRYLEQLDTKLDDGDILSIIPAVAGGAGPATS, via the coding sequence GTGTCCGTCGAGGTGAAGCTGCCTACCGTCCTGCGCACGCACGCCGACGGAAAGGCGTCGGTCCCGAGCGACGGCGCGACCGTGGGCGCGGTGTTCCACGACCTCGTCACCCGCTACCCGTCGATCCGCGGCAACCTGCTCGACGACGCCGGCGGGCTGCACAAGTTCGTCAACGTCTACAAGAACGACGACGACATCCGGTACCTCGAACAGCTCGACACCAAGCTCGACGACGGCGACATCCTGTCGATCATCCCCGCGGTCGCCGGAGGAGCCGGGCCGGCGACGAGCTGA